The Teredinibacter sp. KSP-S5-2 genomic interval AGGCTCCATCGAGCAGTCAGGTTCACCTTACCACCACGAACACCAGAGAAATCCTCTATTTCTATGCGGAGCTGTTTTTCCGGTCGGATACGAGCATCCCAGGGAAAACCCTGGATATTGTGGCTACCCAAAGCAGAAGACAAGTCACCAACCAGAACACGAACGATGGCATCATCCAGCGGCCCGGCCCACACATGAACGCCTGACACCCGTACCTGCTGAGAAGGAGTCCTGCTGACTATTGCACCGCTGCTCAGAAAATCAGGCAAGATAACCGGACCCACACCAAGACTGATCTGAACTGCTGTATCCGATGCCAACGCCTGATCGGCAAACAATGAATAGTATTGCGTTTTCGGCCCACTGGAACTGCACCCCAATAGACACAGCACTGCCAACAAGGTATATATTTTCAAGTTTGTCATAAGTTACCCCTACCGGGTCTGGGCCTTAGTGAATGCTTAGTTCTCTTTATCAGTACCATATATGAGCGCATTGGGATGACGGTTCAGCTCATCCAAAAAGCGCTGCACGGAATCCGCAGCACTGCCAACGGATTTAAGCGTACCGTTCAGTTCATGCTGTAACTCAGAATCAGGGGCAATGACCTGGTCAACACTTTCCATTGCCTGCGACAATTTGTTCAGCGCGAGGGACAAATCCTGAACCGCATGATCAATCTTACCCGCAGTATTATTGCTTTCCAGCGCGCCCAGTATTGTTTTTAAACTGGATAGACTGTCCGCCAAATCCTCTCCAATATCATCGAAGGGAACCGCTTCTATTTTCTCCAAAATAACAGAAACCTGAGTAAGCATTTCTTCACTTGGGTCAGAATGTGTCGGCAATTCGGTGTAATTCGAACTGCGCACCAGGGGCACCGAATTCGGTTTGTCGGTATAAACCAGTTCGATTAACTTCGAGCCGGTTAAAAGGTTTCCAGAAGACATTCGTGCTCTCAAGCCATGCTTAACCAATGTTTCGATAAAGGTATCCGCTTCTTCCCGAGTTGGGCTGGCCTCAGAATCCAAACGTTGTGGTTCGATTGCGATATAGACATGCAGGCTGTTGGGCTTGTTATCGGCGGAAACCAAGTCAATATCCACCACCTCGCCAATTTTTAATCCACGAAACTCTACCGGCGCACCGACAGACAAACCTTTTACAGATTCGCTAAACTTTAATAGGTAGTAATAGCGAATGTTGTAACTACCGTCTTTCACCGACTCCCTATCCGGATACAAACTAAAACGATAACCTTCCTCCGCAACTTCCGCATCTTCAAAACCAGCTGCGGTTTCGAACGCAATACCACCACTCAATAGCGAAACCAGCGACCCCATATTTGCGGTCACGCCTTCCGCACCAACTGACACATCCACCCCACTCACATTCCAGAAATGTGTTTTGGTTTGTACTAACTGGTCATAGGGAGCCTTGATGAATACATTAATATTTACCCGATCGTTAGCTTCAGCCAACTGATAACCTGTCACCTCACCCACACGAATCTGACGAAAATAAATTGGTGAACTAATATCCAAAGATCCCAAGTCTGCCGACTCTAAAACATACTGTGTGCCCGGATCATCGGAAACAAACACCGGGGATGAATCCAAACCATCAAACTCCGTGGCATATGGCCCATCTTCACCAGGGTCCATAACAATATACACACCGGAAATCAGCGTCCCCAGGTTAGACACCCCTGTCGCACTGATCTTGGGTTCCGCCACCCAGAATCGAGTATTCTCACTGAGGTGATTTGCCACATCACGATCAATTTCAGCGAACACCTGAACCGTTTTCAAGTCTCCACTTAATTTCACTTTCTTAACCACCCCGACTTCGACGTTTTTTAATTTAATTAACGTCTGACCAACAATAATGTCCGACGCCTTGGTAAAGTTAATTTGTATTTCCTCCCCCTTTTCCAAATGCGCCTGAATAACCAACGATAACGCGATAATGAGTGCAACAATTGGCACTATCCACACCGGTGAGATGGTAGGAATGTTTTTTACGTCGGCTTTATTCAGTATCTTCATTCTCTAGGGCATCCCAAAGTAATCGAGGATCAAATGATTCGGCGGCAACCATGGTCAGCACCACTACCGCACCAAAAGCAATAATTGCAGGTTCAGGTTCAACAGTATAAACAAAACCAAATTGGACAATCGCGACGAGCATGGTGACGACGAACACATCCACCATGGACCAGCGTCCGACAAACTCGGTTAACTTATACAAAAATTGGCGGTGCCGAACACCGGTCTTCATTTTGGTATGAACAGACCATACCAAATAAGAGAGCACAACTAACTTGGCGATAGGCACCAGGATACTGGCCACAAACACCACAATCGCAATCCAATACAGTTCTGCGGTAATGAGTTCTACCACTCCGGAAAAAATCGTATCCGTTTCAACTACACCCAGCGACGAATATGTCATGATGGGCAAAATGTTTGCTGGGATATACAAAATAGTGGCGGCAATAATTAACGCTGTAGTTTTTTGCAAACTATTTGGGATTCGCTTATGCACTTCAGCATGACAACGAGGGCATTGCCCTGTTGATTCCACGATCGATTTCCCCACCATTGCCTGGCAAACCTGGCAATCGTATACCCACTCCAACTCATCACGACAGAAGTAGTTATTTGTTTCAATCCAGGACCACAATCTCCGTCGGTCCAACTTGAGGTAAGCAAGAATCAAAACGGAAACCAGAATAAAAAACGCATAGGCACCTTTTTCAAAGTGCAAAATAGCCATATCGTTCAGCTTTACCGAAGCCACCAGCATCCCCAATAAAAATACTTCCAGCATACTCCAGTCCTGTGCCTGGGTTAACCAACGTAAAATAATTCGCTGGCCGGGTACTTTTTTATTGAGGTTGTACGGAATTAATAAATAGAGAAAAGAAAATATTTCAAACAAAGGAAAAAGGAATACTGTAGTCAAAACCAAGCTGGCGAGTAACCACTGATTTCGATCGAACAATGCCCAAAACCCATCCAGAATAGTCGCGGTTTGACTCTGTGAGCCAACTTCCAACGTCATAAAAGGAAAAGCATTACTGAGGAAAAAAAGCACTAGGGAGGTAACGGCTAGCGATAATCCCCACCCCAACCATTTACTACGGCCGATATGTAAAACACTGTTGCAATTACAACAGATCATTTCACTTTCAGCCGATATGGCGACCACCTTTTGCAACTCGCCACACGAATGACACAACAACCAGTTTTTATTAACTGCGAAGACTTCGGCTTCAGGATCCGCAAAAACAACCGCATTAGGACTGGGCGTAGTTGATGTACTTTTGCGTTGCACGAAATTTCAAACCTACTGTAGTTGTTAAAGACCACCCGCTATTTGCGACAACCGACTTTTCAACCAGGGGTGCTGATCCACAAAAGTCATTCCAACGTTTCTCAGGACACGAATAGCCGGAGATTCGGCACCGTATACACGCTTAAAAAATTCCATTGCCGACATAGTAGCCAAGTTATGCCCCATGCGGCTGCGCTGGTAGCGATTCAAAATAGAATAATGCTGTAGCGGAACCTTCCGTTGCCAAGCTCGATTTATCTCCAGCGCGAGCGCTTCAACATCGTAAAAACCTAAATTCACCCCCTGCCCTGCAAGGGGATGTATGGTGTGGGCCGCATCGCCCACCAAAGCGAATCCGGGCCGGACATAATGTTTCGCATGACGCTGACGAAGCGGGATGCCATAACGCTTATCCACTTCAAGAATAGACCCGAGCTTTTTCTCAAAAACCAATTCTAGTCTTTGAATAAATTCGCTATCTGGTAAGGACAAATATTCTTTTGCCCGCTCAGAATTCAGTGACCACACAATTGAGCAATAATTCTGCGATGCTTCATCTTTCTCTGATACCGGTCTATCACTCAAAGGTAAAAAAGCAAGCGGACCATCACTGGTAAAAACCTGCCAAGCTGTAAACTGGTGAGACAGGGATGTTTTTACTGTGGTGACGATCGCAGTGTGTCCGTAGTCCCATTCCCGCGTTTCCAATAACGCTTTACTGCGCAAACTGGATTTTGCACCATCTGCCGCAATAAGCAGGGGCGCGGTAAGCTTATGCCCGCTGTCCGTTACAATGGTGTTACGCTCGCAGTCGTCTTGGTAGAAATTTACATCCTTACAGCCCACGCCCTGGAGGAAGACAATATTTCTCAAGGTTTCAATTTTCTGCTGTAACGCCTTAACTACCACACTGTTTTCAACAATATGACCCAGGTTATCTTCATGTTGATCATCGCAATCAAATTCCAGCTTTCCTGTTCCTTCAGAATCCCAGATTGTCATATGAAAATACGGGCAAAGTCGCTGCAGGGATATATCCTGCCACACACCAATACCCTGCAAAAACTGGCTGGATTTTTTAGATAACGCCACTACTCTCGGGTCGAAAGCCTCGGCTGTGTATTGGGCAAACGTATTCGCGGACTCCAGCAAAGCAATGGAAAACTGATCCGATATCTCTGCCAGTGCAATCGCCAACGAACAGCCAACCATTCCTCCGCCGACAATAATTGCGTCGAATTGTTGCTCTTTTGGGTTAACGGTATCTGAATGCATATTTCTATTTGAACGCTTGTAAATTGGTTCTGGAAAACCCCTGTCCCATCATCTGCTTGAAAAACATCTGCTTGGCAACCGGCAACAACTCTAAAGATAGCAACCCACTGGTGCGTACCACTTGTGAAGAAAAACGATCAGTGGAAAACAACTGGTTAAAACTATGGCTAATAAATGTGGTTAACCATTGGTCCTGCTCTTGCTCAGCGATATAACGCTGTAACACACTCAAAGAACCAATCTCTTCGCCGTTGCGCAAGGACTGCCCCAAAATAGCGGTAAGCTGTACACAATCCCTTAAAGCCAAATTAAAACCCTGGCCAGCAACAGGATGTAAGAAGTGCGCAGCATTCCCCATCAACACTATCCCTGTTCGCACTTGCTCCTGAGCC includes:
- a CDS encoding PqiC family protein, with the translated sequence MTNLKIYTLLAVLCLLGCSSSGPKTQYYSLFADQALASDTAVQISLGVGPVILPDFLSSGAIVSRTPSQQVRVSGVHVWAGPLDDAIVRVLVGDLSSALGSHNIQGFPWDARIRPEKQLRIEIEDFSGVRGGKVNLTARWSLVDANRRALIKHERVSFSADTNGSEPEAYVAGLNDLLHQFARQLTKEITQQR
- a CDS encoding intermembrane transport protein PqiB; its protein translation is MKILNKADVKNIPTISPVWIVPIVALIIALSLVIQAHLEKGEEIQINFTKASDIIVGQTLIKLKNVEVGVVKKVKLSGDLKTVQVFAEIDRDVANHLSENTRFWVAEPKISATGVSNLGTLISGVYIVMDPGEDGPYATEFDGLDSSPVFVSDDPGTQYVLESADLGSLDISSPIYFRQIRVGEVTGYQLAEANDRVNINVFIKAPYDQLVQTKTHFWNVSGVDVSVGAEGVTANMGSLVSLLSGGIAFETAAGFEDAEVAEEGYRFSLYPDRESVKDGSYNIRYYYLLKFSESVKGLSVGAPVEFRGLKIGEVVDIDLVSADNKPNSLHVYIAIEPQRLDSEASPTREEADTFIETLVKHGLRARMSSGNLLTGSKLIELVYTDKPNSVPLVRSSNYTELPTHSDPSEEMLTQVSVILEKIEAVPFDDIGEDLADSLSSLKTILGALESNNTAGKIDHAVQDLSLALNKLSQAMESVDQVIAPDSELQHELNGTLKSVGSAADSVQRFLDELNRHPNALIYGTDKEN
- a CDS encoding paraquat-inducible protein A encodes the protein MQRKSTSTTPSPNAVVFADPEAEVFAVNKNWLLCHSCGELQKVVAISAESEMICCNCNSVLHIGRSKWLGWGLSLAVTSLVLFFLSNAFPFMTLEVGSQSQTATILDGFWALFDRNQWLLASLVLTTVFLFPLFEIFSFLYLLIPYNLNKKVPGQRIILRWLTQAQDWSMLEVFLLGMLVASVKLNDMAILHFEKGAYAFFILVSVLILAYLKLDRRRLWSWIETNNYFCRDELEWVYDCQVCQAMVGKSIVESTGQCPRCHAEVHKRIPNSLQKTTALIIAATILYIPANILPIMTYSSLGVVETDTIFSGVVELITAELYWIAIVVFVASILVPIAKLVVLSYLVWSVHTKMKTGVRHRQFLYKLTEFVGRWSMVDVFVVTMLVAIVQFGFVYTVEPEPAIIAFGAVVVLTMVAAESFDPRLLWDALENEDTE
- a CDS encoding UbiH/UbiF/VisC/COQ6 family ubiquinone biosynthesis hydroxylase; the encoded protein is MHSDTVNPKEQQFDAIIVGGGMVGCSLAIALAEISDQFSIALLESANTFAQYTAEAFDPRVVALSKKSSQFLQGIGVWQDISLQRLCPYFHMTIWDSEGTGKLEFDCDDQHEDNLGHIVENSVVVKALQQKIETLRNIVFLQGVGCKDVNFYQDDCERNTIVTDSGHKLTAPLLIAADGAKSSLRSKALLETREWDYGHTAIVTTVKTSLSHQFTAWQVFTSDGPLAFLPLSDRPVSEKDEASQNYCSIVWSLNSERAKEYLSLPDSEFIQRLELVFEKKLGSILEVDKRYGIPLRQRHAKHYVRPGFALVGDAAHTIHPLAGQGVNLGFYDVEALALEINRAWQRKVPLQHYSILNRYQRSRMGHNLATMSAMEFFKRVYGAESPAIRVLRNVGMTFVDQHPWLKSRLSQIAGGL